In one window of Brassica rapa cultivar Chiifu-401-42 chromosome A07, CAAS_Brap_v3.01, whole genome shotgun sequence DNA:
- the LOC103829026 gene encoding uncharacterized protein LOC103829026, with translation MTGLGVRSSSYGSLDKTGLNGVVLPIQTLTTTTIRTKPSKMHKEREREGVVHWICKFAGRKKVGMLLLFLISAVVFLRVLFVGKGEDGQEVQVPPSLHFNGSSVVNHSSMFNEEQNINIRNISFNVVFSPPPLHFLGYTLPQGHPCHTFTLPPPPADRKRTGPRPCPVCYLPVEEAIALMPSAPSFSPVLKNLTYIYEEPLNRDTEFGGSDFGGYPTLKHRNDSFDIKETMNLHCGFVKGPQPGRNTGFDMDEADLLEMKQCRGVVVASAVFDAFDDVKAPQNISKYSEETVCFYMFVDEETESILKRERGLNDTKKVGIWRVVVVHNLPYSDGRRNGKVPKLLVHRMFPNARYSLWIDGKLELVVDPYQILERFLWRKNATFAISKHYRRFDVFVEAEANKAAGKYDNASIDFQVDFYKNEGLTPYSVAKLPITSDVPEGCVILREHVPISNLFTCLWFNEVDRFTSRDQISFSTVRDKIAAKTNWTVSMFLDCERRNFVIQRYHRAEQERFARQKPPVPSFSPPPPSLPTPVLISSDLPRKVSSGRAGRTSPPRRRGRDRRSGARGHRKANLPVRLPDSA, from the exons ATGACTGGATTGGGCGTTCGATCCAGTAGCTATGGTTCCTTGGACAAGACGGGACTCAACGGCGTCGTTTTGCCTATCCAGACTTTGACTACTACTACGATACGCACCAAACCATCGAAGATGCAtaaggagagggagagggaagGTGTTGTTCACTGGATCTGCAAATTCGCTGGCCGTAAGAAGGTTGGCATGCTgctcctcttcttgatctccgcCGTCGTCTTCCTTCGCGTCCTCTTCGTCGGCAAAG GTGAAGATGGTCAGGAAGTTCAAGTTCCTCCGAGTCTGCATTTCAATGGCAGTTCAGTTGTAAATCACTCCAGCATGTTTAATGAAGAGCAAAACATCAACATTCGCAATATTTCTTTTAATGTTGTATTTTCCCCTCCTCCTTTGCATTTTCTTGGCTATACGCTTCCTCAAGGCCATCCTTGTCACACTTTCACCTTGCCTCCCCCACCTGCCGACAGAAAAAGAACTGGACCTCGCC CATGCCCGGTGTGTTACCTTCCTGTAGAAGAAGCTATCGCCTTGATGCCAAGTGCCCCCTCGTTTTCCCCTGTTCTTAAGAACTTAACGTACATATATGAAGAGCCACTAAACAGAGACACAGAGTTTGGAGGATCGGATTTTGGTGGTTATCCTACTTTGAAACATAGGAATGATTCTTTTGACATTAAAGAAACTATGAATCTACATTGTGG GTTTGTCAAAGGGCCACAACCTGGTCGAAATACAGGTTTTGACATGGATGAGGCTGATCTTCTTGAAATGAAGCAGTGCCGTGGGGTAGTTGTTGCTTCAGCTGTATTTG ACGCTTTTGATGATGTAAAAGCCCCACAAAATATCAGTAAATACTCGGAGGAAACAGTTTGCTTCTACATGTTTGTTGATGAAGAAACTGAATCAATTTTGAAGAGAGAACGAGGCCTTAACGACACCAAGAAAGTAGGGATATGGAGAGTTGTTGTTGTTCATAATCTCCCTTATTCCGATGGAAGGCGCAATGGAAAG GTGCCAAAGCTTCTTGTTCATAGGATGTTTCCAAATGCTCGCTATTCTTTATGGATTGACGGAAAACTTGAGCTTGTCGTGGATCCATATCAAATTCTTGAAAG GTTCTTGTGGAGGAAAAATGCTACGTTTGCGATCTCTAAGCATTATAGAAGATTTGATGTCTTCGTGGAGGCTGAGGCAAATAAAGCTGCTGGTAAATATGATAATGCCTCCATCGACTTTCAAGTGGATTTCTACAAGAATGAAGGGCTAACCCCTTATTCTGTTGCTAAGCTGCCAATCACAAGCG ACGTTCCGGAGGGCTGTGTCATTTTAAGAGAGCATGTTCCCATTAGCAACCTATTCACTTGTCTTTGGTTCAACGAAGTAGACCGATTCACTTCTAGAGATCAGATCAGTTTCTCAACAGTAAGAGACAAGATTGCTGCGAAAACAAACTGGACAGTAAGCATGTTCCTTGACTGCGAGAGACGCAATTTTGTTATTCAG AGATATCATCGAGCAGAACAAGAGAGATTCGCAAGGCAAAAGCCTCCAGTGCCTAGTTTTTCTCCCCCACCGCCGTCACTGCCGACACCAGTTTTAATCAGCAGCGATTTGCCTAGAAAAGTCTCGAGTGGAAGAGCGGGTAGAACATCGCCGCCTAGGAGGCGGGGAAGAGACAGACGGTCCGGTGCAAGGGGTCACAGGAAAGCTAATTTGCCTGTAAGATTACCAGATTCAGCTTAA
- the LOC103829027 gene encoding purine permease 3 isoform X2 gives MARALVIINCIILAIGNCGGPLIMRLYFNNGGHRIWFSTFLETAGFPIIFIPLFFSYLNRRRSNNNEGENTRFFLIKPRLLMAAILIGILSGFDNYLYAYGIAYLPVSTAALIIASQLAFIAIFSYFMVSHKFTPFTINAVVLLTVGAAVLGMHTETDKPVHETHKQYMVGFLVTVAAAVMYAFLLPLVELAYQKAKQPMSYTLVLEVQMILCFLASLVSLVGMLIAGDFKVFLHPFFFNYLQALPNEAREFKLGEAMFYVVAVLSAIIWQGFFLGAIGLIFCASSLVSGIMISVLLPITEVLAVIFYHEKFQKEKGLSLALSLWGFVSYFYGEIKADKDKRIQEEAQLNSLPRRTRITEC, from the exons ATGGCGAGGGCTCTTGTGATCATAAACTGCATCATTCTGGCCATAGGAAACTGTGGAGGTCCTCTGATCATGCGTCTCTACTTCAACAATGGTGGCCACAGGATTTGGTTCTCCACTTTTCTTGAAACCGCTGGCTTTCCGATCATATTCATTCCTCTTTTCTTCTCTTACCTTAACCGGCGCAGAAGCAACAACAATGAAGGGGAGAATACACGGTTCTTTCTCATTAAACCACGTCTCCTTATGGCTGCGATTCTGATAGGGATCCTCTCAGGGTTCGATAACTACTTATACGCATACGGCATAGCTTATCTCCCGGTTTCAACAGCTGCTCTCATCATTGCTTCACAGTTGGCTTTCATAGCTATCTTCTCGTATTTCATGGTCAGCCATAAGTTTACTCCTTTTACCATCAATGCTGTTGTGTTGTTGACTGTTGGAGCTGCTGTATTGGGCATGCATACGGAAACTGATAAGCCGGTTCATGAGACTCACAAGCAGTACATGGTTGGGTTCTTGGTGACTGTAGCAGCCGCTGTTATGTATGCATTTCTATTGCCGTTAGTGGAACTTGCTTACCAGAAAGCTAAACAACCCATGAGCTATACGCTTGTGCTTGAGGTTCAGATGATTTTGTGCTTCCTTGCTTCTTTAGTCAGCCTCGTTGGTATGCTCATCGCTGGTGATTTTAAGGTAT TCCttcacccttttttttttaattatttgcagGCTTTACCAAACGAAGCAAGAGAGTTCAAGCTTGGAGAGGCAATGTTCTATGTGGTGGCTGTACTTTCAGCCATAATATGGCAAGGGTTCTTCTTAGGAGCCATTGGTTTGATCTTCTGTGCATCGTCTCTTGTCTCTGGTATAATGATATCAGTTCTTCTGCCAATCACAGAGGTTTTAGCTGTTATTTTCTACCATGAGAAGTTCCAAAAAGAAAAGGGTCTTTCTCTTGCTCTGTCCCTTTGGGGTTTTGTCTCTTATTTTTATGGTGAGATCAAAGCCGACAAGGATAAAAGAATACAAGAGGAGGCACAACTGAATTCTTTGCCTAGAAGAACGAGAATTACTGAGTGTTAA
- the LOC103829027 gene encoding purine permease 3 isoform X1, which yields MARALVIINCIILAIGNCGGPLIMRLYFNNGGHRIWFSTFLETAGFPIIFIPLFFSYLNRRRSNNNEGENTRFFLIKPRLLMAAILIGILSGFDNYLYAYGIAYLPVSTAALIIASQLAFIAIFSYFMVSHKFTPFTINAVVLLTVGAAVLGMHTETDKPVHETHKQYMVGFLVTVAAAVMYAFLLPLVELAYQKAKQPMSYTLVLEVQMILCFLASLVSLVGMLIAGDFKALPNEAREFKLGEAMFYVVAVLSAIIWQGFFLGAIGLIFCASSLVSGIMISVLLPITEVLAVIFYHEKFQKEKGLSLALSLWGFVSYFYGEIKADKDKRIQEEAQLNSLPRRTRITEC from the exons ATGGCGAGGGCTCTTGTGATCATAAACTGCATCATTCTGGCCATAGGAAACTGTGGAGGTCCTCTGATCATGCGTCTCTACTTCAACAATGGTGGCCACAGGATTTGGTTCTCCACTTTTCTTGAAACCGCTGGCTTTCCGATCATATTCATTCCTCTTTTCTTCTCTTACCTTAACCGGCGCAGAAGCAACAACAATGAAGGGGAGAATACACGGTTCTTTCTCATTAAACCACGTCTCCTTATGGCTGCGATTCTGATAGGGATCCTCTCAGGGTTCGATAACTACTTATACGCATACGGCATAGCTTATCTCCCGGTTTCAACAGCTGCTCTCATCATTGCTTCACAGTTGGCTTTCATAGCTATCTTCTCGTATTTCATGGTCAGCCATAAGTTTACTCCTTTTACCATCAATGCTGTTGTGTTGTTGACTGTTGGAGCTGCTGTATTGGGCATGCATACGGAAACTGATAAGCCGGTTCATGAGACTCACAAGCAGTACATGGTTGGGTTCTTGGTGACTGTAGCAGCCGCTGTTATGTATGCATTTCTATTGCCGTTAGTGGAACTTGCTTACCAGAAAGCTAAACAACCCATGAGCTATACGCTTGTGCTTGAGGTTCAGATGATTTTGTGCTTCCTTGCTTCTTTAGTCAGCCTCGTTGGTATGCTCATCGCTGGTGATTTTAAG GCTTTACCAAACGAAGCAAGAGAGTTCAAGCTTGGAGAGGCAATGTTCTATGTGGTGGCTGTACTTTCAGCCATAATATGGCAAGGGTTCTTCTTAGGAGCCATTGGTTTGATCTTCTGTGCATCGTCTCTTGTCTCTGGTATAATGATATCAGTTCTTCTGCCAATCACAGAGGTTTTAGCTGTTATTTTCTACCATGAGAAGTTCCAAAAAGAAAAGGGTCTTTCTCTTGCTCTGTCCCTTTGGGGTTTTGTCTCTTATTTTTATGGTGAGATCAAAGCCGACAAGGATAAAAGAATACAAGAGGAGGCACAACTGAATTCTTTGCCTAGAAGAACGAGAATTACTGAGTGTTAA